From Fundulus heteroclitus isolate FHET01 chromosome 14, MU-UCD_Fhet_4.1, whole genome shotgun sequence, the proteins below share one genomic window:
- the LOC118565636 gene encoding histone H2B 1/2, giving the protein MPEPAKSAPKKGSKKAVTKTAGKGGKKKRKTRKESYAIYVYKVLKQVHPDTGISSKAMSIMNSFVNDIFERIASEASRLAHYNKRSTITSREIQTAVRLLLPGELAKHAVSEGTKAVTKYTSSK; this is encoded by the coding sequence ATGCCTGAACCCGCCAAGTCTGCGCCCAAGAAGGGCTCCAAGAAAGCGGTGACCAAGACCGCCGGCAAAGGAggcaagaagaagagaaagaccAGGAAGGAGAGCTACGCCATCTACGTGTACAAGGTGCTGAAGCAGGTCCATCCCGACACGGGCATCTCGTCCAAGGCCATGAGCATCATGAACTCGTTCGTCAACGACATCTTTGAGCGCATCGCCTCCGAGGCGTCGCGTCTGGCTCACTACAACAAGCGCTCCACCATCACCTCCAGGGAGATCCAGACCGCTGTGCGCCTCCTGCTGCCCGGTGAGCTGGCCAAGCACGCCGTGTCTGAGGGCACCAAGGCCGTCACCAAGTACACCAGCTCCAAGTAA
- the LOC105919167 gene encoding sterile alpha motif domain-containing protein 9-like: MASHLADVQANLIPTNTKLFSMLALLNAYVPDSYLIMEECQQILGPPDPIHGGPPFEDRMKPFSDLLRVSGSRVDLVHPDIAMRCLELFADLLNIRRSSVADDCIYLLCGEQAQPDTVHLVKDLLTKREMGQKGKEKFSYLIQDIITEETFGQALRVLKNASNKFKDKHIFPQTVARLYYIGGSKPNFKKAEIWAKEAIKRAQNNSYAADTLGQVYKNHLLKKATLPYEIKGIAEKAFEAFRDVENKAQRELGRELSEWVGYGNFSDGFNNRGHFGFIQVAKIISGKYRHLHPFKQSLKSEVEDKFEFFEWYLNYSKLDKITVEPDYFWKDVATCYKAYTGDDAADSTSFPALVDCLNHGLFVSKERRAKFSVTEKTQSDLEQIRDELKTDYENNVDDVQVAERYVLSNIILSNKVPDSPQQPLVRELQQILQRFLSTGVHESDPEFYLLVLLLFWPEENPRTGEENDNEELNTPETEEDQLQDQPSEEVIINKDDPGENPERPPLGLIFDPDLEHCVTLMEKTYDNVYGKYLRGRYLLPLFFLGKGRGLSRWIHRSRLDAVVQRHVETESDNDPSEPNPNKTKRKKINHMWKSGDVWELSEIQNMLQPIQIETTQEEAKVTVCAGGKKITSRIDDKPLKSPVRFYLGFNIRGPVVFYVGAPLNASE; this comes from the coding sequence ATGGCCTCTCATCTTGCAGATGTGCAAGCCAACCTAATTCCCACCAATACAAAGCTGTTCTCAATGTTGGCACTACTGAACGCCTACGTTCCGGATTCCTACCTGATTATGGAGGAGTGTCAACAGATCCTTGGACCACCTGATCCCATCCATGGAGGTCCTCCCTTTGAAGATAGAATGAAGCCATTTTCTGACCTCCTCAGAGTATCCGGTTCAAGGGTTGATCTGGTTCATCCAGATATTGCTATGAGATGCTTGGAGCTTTTTGCTGACCTCCTAAACATACGCAGAAGTTCGGTGGCAGATGACTGCATATATCTGCTTTGTGGGGAACAAGCTCAACCTGACACTGTCCATTTGGTCAAAGATCTGCTGACAAAGAGAGAAATGGGTCAGAAGGGCAAGGAGAAGTTTTCATATCTAATTCAAGACATAATTACGGAAGAAACTTTTGGTCAAGCTCTTCGCGTATTAAAAAACGcttcaaacaaatttaaagacAAGCATATTTTTCCACAAACTGTTGCTCGCCTGTATTACATAGGAGGAAGTAAACCGaactttaaaaaagcagaaatatggGCGAAAGAAGCCATCAAAAGAGCCCAGAACAACTCCTATGCTGCAGACACCCTCGGACAGGTGTATAAGAACCATTTGTTGAAAAAAGCCACACTACCCTACGAGATAAAAGGAATAGCTGAAAAGGCATTTGAGGCTTTCCGAGATGTTGAGAATAAGGCTCAGAGAGAATTAGGCCGTGAGTTGAGTGAATGGGTTGGTTATGGCAACTTTTCAGATGGGTTCAACAACCGAGGCCATTTTGGTTTCATTCAAGTAGCCAAGATAATCTCTGGGAAATATAGACATCTTCACCCATTCAAACAGAGCCTTAAATCAGAAGTTGAGGACAAGTTTGAGTTTTTTGAATGGTATCTCAACTACTCCAAACTTGACAAGATAACCGTGGAGCCAGATTACTTTTGGAAAGACGTTGCCACTTGCTATAAAGCATACACAGGAGATGACGCAGCTGATTCAACCAGCTTTCCAGCTCTTGTGGATTGTCTGAATCACGGCCTTTTTGTGTCAAAGGAAAGACGAGCAAAGTTCTCGGTGACTGAGAAAACACAGTCGGATTTGGAGCAAATCCGGGATGAATTAAAGACTGATTACGAGAACAATGTAGACGATGTCCAAGTGGCAGAGAGGTACGTCCTCTCAAACATCATCTTGAGCAACAAGGTGCCTGATTCTCCTCAACAACCCCTGGTTAGAGAACTCCAGCAAATACTTCAGCGATTCCTGTCCACTGGGGTGCACGAAAGTGACCCAGAGTTTTATCTTTTGGTACTGCTGTTGTTTTGGCCAGAGGAAAATCCTCGGACAGGCGAAGAAAATGACAACGAAGAGTTAAACACACCAGAAACAGAAGAGGATCAGCTTCAAGACCAACCATCGGAGGAAGTAATCATAAACAAGGACGATCCAGGAGAGAACCCAGAACGGCCACCTCTGGGCCTCATATTTGATCCCGACCTGGAACATTGTGTCACCTTAATGGAAAAAACCTATGATAATGTCTACGGCAAGTACCTTCGAGGCCGTTATCTGCTGCCGCTGTTTTTTCTGGGAAAGGGCCGAGGACTGAGCAGATGGATCCACAGGTCCAGACTGGATGCAGTGGTTCAACGCCACGTGGAAACTGAGTCTGATAATGATCCAAGTGAACCGAATCCAAACAAAACGAAAAGAAAGAAGATCAATCACATGTGGAAGAGTGGGGATGTGTGGGAGCTGTCAGAAATTCAAAATATGCTTCAACCAATCCAGATCGAGACAACGCAAGAAGAAGCTAAAGTGACTGTTTGTGCTGGAGGGAAGAAAATAACATCTAGAATAGACGACAAACCATTAAAGAGCCCCGTGCGTTTTTATCTCGGCTTCAACATCAGGGGTCCTGTTGTCTTCTATGTAGGAGCGCCATTAAACGCCTCTGAGTGA